A part of Puntigrus tetrazona isolate hp1 chromosome 21, ASM1883169v1, whole genome shotgun sequence genomic DNA contains:
- the spry4 gene encoding protein sprouty homolog 4, with the protein MESRVPHHIPGVSSSIMVQPLLDSRVPYGRLQHPLTIYPIDQMKSLHLENDYIDTPAVISQQPPSHKAGTRGQEVLLGAPHHPHLSRCEVPDATTHPWISFSGRPSSISSSSSTSSDQRLLDHAAPTPVVDPYTTGNGHGRTLGAEQPKALSSKAQNVKAVAALPVEKKQHAALCEKCGKCRCTECTLPRALPSCWVCNQECLCSAQNLVDSVTCMCLVKGVFYHCTDEDEEGSCADKPCSCSHSNCCARWSFMAAVSLVLPCLMCYLPATGCAKLSQKCYDGISRPGCRCKSTQACKVAEVKACQLEKQAS; encoded by the coding sequence ATGGAGTCAAGGGTTCCTCACCACATTCCTGGAGTCTCCTCCTCCATCATGGTGCAGCCTTTGCTGGACAGCCGCGTTCCCTACGGACGGCTCCAGCACCCATTAACTATTTACCCCATCGACCAAATGAAATCTTTACATTTGGAGAATGACTACATCGACACCCCTGCTGTGATCTCGCAACAGCCGCCGAGCCACAAGGCAGGCACGAGGGGGCAGGAGGTCCTGCTGGGAGCCCCGCACCATCCTCATCTGTCCCGCTGCGAGGTCCCAGATGCCACCACGCATCCCTGGATTTCCTTTAGTGGTCGGCCCAGCtccatcagcagcagcagcagcacctCCTCCGACCAAAGGCTGCTGGACCATGCAGCTCCCACCCCTGTTGTGGATCCGTACACTACTGGCAATGGCCACGGCAGGACCCTAGGTGCAGAGCAGCCCAAGGCGCTGAGCTCCAAGGCTCAGAATGTGAAGGCGGTCGCGGCTTTGCCAGTGGAGAAGAAGCAGCATGCGGCATTGTGTGAGAAATGCGGCAAATGCCGATGCACGGAGTGCACTTTGCCCCGGGCCCTGCCCTCATGTTGGGTTTGCAACCAAGAGTGCCTGTGCTCAGCGCAGAACCTAGTGGACTCTGTCACTTGCATGTGCCTAGTCAAGGGCGTCTTCTACCACTGCACTGATGAGGACGAGGAAGGCTCCTGCGCTGACAAGCCGTGCTCCTGCTCGCACTCGAACTGTTGCGCGCGCTGGTCGTTCATGGCGGCCGTTTCGTTGGTGCTGCCCTGCCTGATGTGTTATTTGCCCGCCACCGGTTGCGCCAAGCTCTCGCAGAAGTGCTACGATGGCATCAGCCGCCCCGGGTGCCGCTGCAAAAGCACCCAGGCCTGCAAGGTGGCAGAGGTCAAGGCCTGTCAGCTGGAAAAACAGGCCTCGTGA